Part of the Ignavibacterium album JCM 16511 genome, TATCATAGAACAATTAGCGAAGAATGTTTAAGAATAAAATCACCTGTTAGCTTTGATGACTTTAAGATTTATATCGAAGATTACGTAAACTTCTACAACACTAAAAGACTTCACGCTTCACTTAATTATCTAACACCAGAAGATTATCTGTTAGGCAGAAAAGAAATTAGAATTACTCAAAGAGAATTAAAATTAGAAAAAGCTGAACTAAACAGAGCCAGTTATTGGAAAACTTTGGAACAAGCAGCTTAAATTATGATTACTTTTAATACACATTATTTTTTATCAACTGTAACTTTTCCCTTGAAGCATTACATTATGGACTTTAGTATTCCAAGGTGCTATCCACCAAAAGTAAATTGTTTGTGTGATGTTATAGTACGTTAATAATTAGTTATTTTGTATAAAGGGCTAATCTTGTATGACATTTTGAATAATATGTAAACTAATTATCAAGATAGCCCTTTTTGTTAATCTACAAACAACGAGTTACTATGAAATATTTTACCACAATTATATTCATTATATTCATTATAATTATTGCTGCATGTGATAATAAAAATGAAATAGAATTATTTAGCGAGAAAATTAATGGAAAAAAAATAAAGTTACGAAAAATTGATAGTCTAATAATTAACGAGGATTCGACATCTTTTATTGGAAAGTTTTTGGATGTTAAATATAGAGGAAATAATATAGTTATTGCAGACATGCTCCAGTCTGCATTATTTTTTTATAACGATGAAGGTAAAAATATAAAACAATTAAGATGGCGTAAGGGAGAAGGCCCAGGAGAAATATTACAGATTGGGGGCTTTGAGATTATGAATGGATATATATATATATCCGATATCGGCAATTTTAGGTGGACGGTTTTTGATACAAGTGGAAAATTTATTAAATGGGGGAGACCTTTTTCTGACCCAAGAGATGATAAAAATGAATTTATTTCTGAAAACGGAAACAGAATTGAGCATTTTCAGAATAATATTTTCACAACAATTATTGAGGATAAATACAACAGAGACTCATACCAGTACTATTCTAAATCTATTGCTAAACTGGATTCAAATCTTACTATTAAACAAGTTTTTGGCAACATGGATAAAATTTATGGTAAGTTTAAGATTTACATTCCTAGTCCAGCTTTAACGATTGATAGTGATGGTTACATATATTTTTCACAAAGACCGACATATAAGATTTATAAGTATGATCAAAGTGGAGTACTTGTAAAATGTTTTGGGGTTAAAGGTAATTTCAAAATTCTTGATGAAGACCTTTCTCGCAACTTATCAATGAATGAAATTATTAGAATATCTAAGAAATATTCTTTTACAGATGCCCTTTTTTTCTCAAGTAGAGGTTATATACTTCATCAATATATCGAAGTTACTGATATATTCTACGACTCTAGGAGTACTACAGATCGTTTAAATTACCTAAAGGTTTATGACCTTGATGGTCGATATATTGACTCTGATATACTTTTAGAAGGTGTATTATTAGCAACAAATGGCAATGGTGATTTGTTAATTTTAGAAAAGGATGAACCAGGAAACAGAATCATTGGAGTTTATAAGATAGAATTAACCGATAATTAAATGATAAGAAAAAAAGTAAAAATTATTGTTTTTGTTGTAATTCTAATGACAGTCTTATTACTGGCCACTAAGAATATACTTAAACTTCAAATAAAGCAAGTTGATTCAAATGATAAAATAAATAATAGTTATAAAACATTAAACCAGAAGATTTCCTATGATAGCTTGTTTGTTGATAAAAATATTATCCTCTTTATTGATTTTGAGGACTTTTCCTGTATTCAATGTGAGAACCAAGTGTTACATATATGCAAATGGGTCGAAGAAAATCTGGATAGTGTTGTTAATGATAATATCATTTTGTTTGTTAAAAAACGAAGTAATAATGAATTATATTATAAATTTCTTATTGAAAACTGGATTAAAGAAAATAAATTAAGTTTTCAAGTGAATCTTGATAGTAATAATATTTTCAACAAACTCAGCGTGTCAAAGACTTCAATAGCAATTCTTGATGGAAATAATAGTATTATGTATTATAATAGTTTTCCTTTAGCACCCATACAGTTAGAAGAGGTAAAGAAAATTATAAAAGATTTACTATTTGTTAAATCTTAGACATAATTGAAATGAAAGAACTCATTGAAAGAATAAATGCATCGCCTGTAAAAGCAGAGATGTAAAATAATCAACTAACAAAATTCAGGAGGTTCTATGTCTGCGCAAACAAAAACGAAAGTCCAAAAAGCTGCAAAGTTTTTGGGCATTGCGCTGTTCGCTTTTCTTATGTTCTTCAATATCAAATTCGCTGTTAGCGATAATAGCAGTGGTGATATTGATTTGTTCGGGTTAAAGGTTTCTGTGTTTACCAATAGCACTTATGCATCGGGATTCTCTTGTAAGGTGACATTAAATTGCGGAAATGGAACCGTAGAATGCACCGGTTCTTCTTCCTGCCAGAGAGGACCTAATTATGTTATGTGTGACGGAATTATGGTTTATTGTTAAAAAGTAAACAATAGCTCCTAAGATTTCGAAGCTTAGGAGCTTTATTAGACTCAGTACATAAGTTTAATATTTCAAATAAAAAGTTATTATATGTCTATCTCAATAAAATACTTTTGGTTGGTAGTTGGAATTATTCTAATAGCTTTACTATTCATATATAAGAATCTAAATAAAAATTCTGATAATATATCTCTTGTTTCAATTTGGCCTGATGATTCTATTGAAAATTTTAATGATAAAGTTTTTTTATCAGATGTAAGTAATATTACTTTTAATAAAGATTTATTTTTCATTTCAAGTTTTTCAAATTCTAAGATTTATTTATTGGATACGACCCTAAAATATATGGGTGAATTTGGTTACAAAGGCAAGGGGCCTTCGGAATTTACAAGTATAACCACATTTTGTTTTTTAAAGGATATTTTAATTATTTATGATAATGGTAAACAAGCATTTTTATTGTATCATTGGGGGGGAGACAATAAATTTAAATATCTGAAAGAAGTAAAAAATGAAATACCAGAGTTAATTTTTGATCGAATCTGTTCTGATAATAGCAAATTAATTTATATTGAGACTCCTACAAATGAATACCCAATATCTGTTATAGACACTTCATTCAGCGAATTATTTTCATTCGGGGAGAAACTAAATTTTGAATCATTTGCGGAAAAAAGAGCCAGAAATTTTTCTCATTTATTTTTTGACCGCAATAATAATTTGTTAATTAGAGTATTAAAGAGTGAACCGATAATTCAACTTTATTCAAACTTTAAGTTAAAAGAACAAATAAGCCTGAACGATAACAAAATTATTCAAAGTCGAATTTCATTCATAAATAAAGAAATAACCCGAGATATAAATAATAATAGTAAAACCTATGCAATTTTTTTTGATGCATACTTGAATAATAATTTTTTGTTTTTATTAACCATAGACAATCAAAATGATAAAGCCAGAAGTAATAAAATTGTTGTATTTGATTTAAACAATAAGGCCATAGTTTCTGTTCTTATCTTAAATGAAACCGGTTTAGATGATTGGTTCAGCAGAATATGTGTTCATAAAAATATTCTACTCGCTTTTAACGAAATTACCGGACACTTATGCAAATTTGATTTAAAAAAAATTATTAAAAATTGATAGACAATTTATTAAGTATTTAAACATTCTTATTTAAAAACAAAAAATGAATTTCTAAATAGGGAATAAGTAACTTCGATAGTCTGAAATCAAAAGAAAAATAAAAACTAAAACCATACACCAAAATTAAAACTACTGCAGCAGACGAGATAAAATAAGAAATGAAAGACCTAATTGAAAGAATAAATGCATCGCCTGTAAAAGCAGGGATGTAAAATAATCAACTAACAAAATTCAGGAGGTTCTATGTCTGCGCAAACAAAAACGAAAGTCCAAAAAACTGCAAAGATTTTGGGCATTGCTCTTTTTGCTTTTTTTATGTTCTTCAATATCAAATTCGCTGTTAGAGATAATAGCAGTGGTGATATTGATTTGTTCGGGTTAAAGGTTTCTGTGTTTACCAATAGCACTTATGCAACAAGCAGCGACACCTACTGCTATAAATGGTATCCGCCACCTACTTATTGCTATTGGCCTCCGGTACAGAACTGTATGTGCGATATTATAGTAACGCCTTAAATTTATGAGAGGGGGTAATAACTTTTACCCCCTTGTGTTTATTTATTCAATGAACTTAGTTAAATAAAAATATGAAACATAAATTCTATGTTATATTTATATTAATTACCTATGTTTTATTAAGCTCCTGTGAGCGGATTAAAGATGAAAATACTAATGTATACGAAAATATTTTGACAGGAAAACATATAGAACTTGAAATGGTTAGCAATTTTATAATTGAAGAAAATTCTAATCAATTTATCGGTACATTTTTATTTGTTAAACATCGTATGGGCAGCTTGGTTCTAGCTGATTATTTAAATCCAATATTATTTTTTATTGACAAGACAAATGGTAAAGTCAGAAAAATAATAAAATTTAAATTTGGGAAAGGACCTGGCGAAGTAATTAAAATAGGCAGTTTCGAGATTCTAAATGATAAAATTTATATATCAGATATGGGGAATTTCAGATGGTCGGTTTTTGATACATCAGGTAACTTTATTTTTACAGCAAGACCATTTTCGGATCTGCCAAAAAAAATAAATGAAAAACAAAAAGGGAAGTATGTAGGGAATGGAAATATTATGGATATTTATGAAAATAAAATTTACAATTGTGTCATTGAAACAGAATACAATCGCGATTTACAACAACAGAACTCTAAAGCCATTGCAATTCTAGATTCTTCATTAAATATTATTAAGGTATTTGGACGTTACGATAAGATTTTTGGAGAAGTGAAATCTTACTTTATTAATCCTCAAATAACAATTAGTGAAGATGGGTACATTTATTTTACTCAAGCGCCCACTTATAGAATATACAAATATGATAAAGATGGTAATTATATAAAAACTTTTGGGGTAAAGGGTAAATTCAGGATAATTGATAAAGATATACCTTCAAATCTTCCTATTTCGGAGATAATGACAAGAACTTTACAATTCTCAGTAAGTGATGCGATATTTACTTTTAAAAGCTTTGTATTGCATCAGTTTTTAGATAGGACTGAAAAACTATATGAAACTAGAGACTTACTGGATAATAACTATTATTTAAAAGTTTATGACAAGAATGGAAATTATTTCCAGTCTGACATAAAATTACCTGGTTGGTTAATGACAGTTGATAACGATGGGTTGCTATATATTTATGAAAAAAATGAACCAGGCAATAGACAAATTGGTGTTTACAGAATAAAACTAGTAGATGATTTATAATGCTTAAGTTGGGAAGTTACTTTTGAAGAGATAAATTATAGATAACAAACTTCAGGAGGTTCTATGTCTGCACAAACAAAAACGAAAGTCCAAAAAGCTGCAAAGTTTTTGGGCATTGCGCTGTTCGCTTTTTTTATGTTCTTCAATATCAAGTTTGCTGTTAGCGACAATAGCAGTGGTGATATTGATTTGTTCGGGTTAAAGGTTTCTGTGTTTACCAATAGCACTTATGCATCTGGTAATGATGCAGGTACTATAATGCTTAAGTTGGAAAGTTACTTTTGAAGGGATAAATTATAGATAACAAACTTCAGGAGTAAAAATGAAAAACGAAAAAAGAAAGTTCACAGCAGAATTTAAAGTGCAGGTTTTAAGAGAGCATTTAGAAAACCAGGTTTCGGTTGCTAAAATATGCGAGCAGTATAATATCAACCCTAATCTGTTCTATCTCTGGAAAAAAGAGCTATTTGCCGGAGCCCTGGAAAGATTTTCAAATAAGAAAAACAGTAATACTGATCAGGTAAAACTTAGTAAATTGGAAGAAAAACTAAAGGACAAAGATTCTTTGATAAGTGAAATAGTAGAAGATAACTTAAGATTAAAAAAAAGCTGAATGGTGGGTATTAAGTAAAATGTGGGTTGAACCAGAAATAAGAGATTCGGTAGTAAAGCAGATTACTTATCTTTCATTCAGAAGCGGAATGCCGGTAAAGAAGTTGCGGCCATATATCGGATTATGCAGAGTTAAGTTTTACAAATGGGTAAAAAGATCCGGCACAGCCAATAATCATAACGGAAAGATACCAAAGACTCATTGGTTAACACCTGATGAAGTAAAGCTAATAGAAGACTTTGCAAGAGAACATTATTCTGAAAGTGATTATTTTCTTAAAGATGGTTATCGCAGAGTTGCTTATAAAATGCTGGACTTAAATATCGTTGCAGTCAGTCCATCCTCTGTTTATCGTATTCTAAAGAAGGCTGGGCTGTTAAACAAGTGGAATACTGAAAAAAGCAATCTTAAGGCAATGGGATTTAAGCAACCTGATTTTCCGCATAAACACTGGCACGTGGATATTAAATATTTGAACTTTAACGGAACATTCTTATTCCTTATTTCTGTGCTTGATGGTTACTCACGATATGCACTTCATCACGAGGTAAGGCATACTATGAATGAATATGATGTACAACTTACGGTTCAAAATGCAAAGGAAAAGTTTCCATCAGCCAGACCAAGAATTATATCAGATAATTGAGCTCAGTTTATCTCAAAAGAATTTAAGCAGTTTATTAAAGATGCTGAATTTACTCACGTAAAAACATCGGTTAATTATCCACAGGCTAACGGTAAAATTGAACGCTATCATAGAACAATTAGCGAAGAATGTTTAAGAATAAAATCACCTGTTAGCTTTGATGACTTTAAGATTTATATCGAAGATTACGTAAACTTCTACAACACTAAAAGACTTCACGCTTCACTTAATTATCTAACACCAGAAGATTATCTGTTAGGCAGAAAAGAAATTAGAATTACTCAAAGAGAATTAAAATTAGAAAAAGCTGAACTAAACAGAGCCAGTTATTGGAAAACTTTGGAACAAGCAGCCTAAATTATGATTACTTTTAATACACATTATTTTTTATCAACTGTAACTTTTCCCTTGAAGCATTACAGAATTCCTTATAGTGCTATTAAATTACCAAATGGTAACATAGCAAGTTTAGGTTTTGGATTAACTTCTGGTAGGTTTGCTTTATATGATAGTACGGGTCAATTTATAATAGAAGTTGGTGAAATTCCACCCGGGAAAATGAAAAACACCCCTGTTCCGGTACATTTAGTTGCATTTCAAGGTAAGACTCGTAAATGTCCTAACAACTCAAAAATTATTATCTCTTCAAGATTCTCTGATATGATTGAGGTTTATAAATTAGATGGTTCATTAATAAAAAGGTTTTGGGGACCGATAGAGAAACTACCTGTTTACGAAACTGTTAAAATTGGTGATAAAGCTGTTATGGCATTAGACGATAAAAACAGTATTTTGGGTTATATTGATATTTACGTAACAAATAGAAAGATCTATGCACTTTACTCCGGAAGAACAAGACCAGATTACGCTCAAAAAGCTCCTTATGGAAATACAATACACGTTTTTGATTTTGAAGGTAATATTCTAAGAATTTATAAAACGGATGAAGACTTATTTGCCATTTCTGCTACTGGAAATGATTCTTTATTGTTTGGCATCCAACACTATGATAAAATTCAAATAGTGGTTTATAAGCTATGATCATTAGTAAGAAAACGCCTCTAATCATTAATGCTGTACTATTAGTATTAAATTTTATTTTAATTTATAAAAATTTTAAAAATCAATTCGTAATAAGTGAATTGCAATCGCAAATTATTAGACTAGAAAATTCA contains:
- a CDS encoding 6-bladed beta-propeller, with the translated sequence MKYFTTIIFIIFIIIIAACDNKNEIELFSEKINGKKIKLRKIDSLIINEDSTSFIGKFLDVKYRGNNIVIADMLQSALFFYNDEGKNIKQLRWRKGEGPGEILQIGGFEIMNGYIYISDIGNFRWTVFDTSGKFIKWGRPFSDPRDDKNEFISENGNRIEHFQNNIFTTIIEDKYNRDSYQYYSKSIAKLDSNLTIKQVFGNMDKIYGKFKIYIPSPALTIDSDGYIYFSQRPTYKIYKYDQSGVLVKCFGVKGNFKILDEDLSRNLSMNEIIRISKKYSFTDALFFSSRGYILHQYIEVTDIFYDSRSTTDRLNYLKVYDLDGRYIDSDILLEGVLLATNGNGDLLILEKDEPGNRIIGVYKIELTDN
- a CDS encoding 6-bladed beta-propeller, coding for MSISIKYFWLVVGIILIALLFIYKNLNKNSDNISLVSIWPDDSIENFNDKVFLSDVSNITFNKDLFFISSFSNSKIYLLDTTLKYMGEFGYKGKGPSEFTSITTFCFLKDILIIYDNGKQAFLLYHWGGDNKFKYLKEVKNEIPELIFDRICSDNSKLIYIETPTNEYPISVIDTSFSELFSFGEKLNFESFAEKRARNFSHLFFDRNNNLLIRVLKSEPIIQLYSNFKLKEQISLNDNKIIQSRISFINKEITRDINNNSKTYAIFFDAYLNNNFLFLLTIDNQNDKARSNKIVVFDLNNKAIVSVLILNETGLDDWFSRICVHKNILLAFNEITGHLCKFDLKKIIKN
- a CDS encoding DDE-type integrase/transposase/recombinase, with amino-acid sequence MWVEPEIRDSVVKQITYLSFRSGMPVKKLRPYIGLCRVKFYKWVKRSGTANNHNGKIPKTHWLTPDEVKLIEDFAREHYSESDYFLKDGYRRVAYKMLDLNIVAVSPSSVYRILKKAGLLNKWNTEKSNLKAMGFKQPDFPHKHWHVDIKYLNFNGTFLFLISVLDGYSRYALHHEVRHTMNEYDVQLTVQNAKEKFPSARPRIISDN
- a CDS encoding BF3164 family lipoprotein — encoded protein: MITFNTHYFLSTVTFPLKHYRIPYSAIKLPNGNIASLGFGLTSGRFALYDSTGQFIIEVGEIPPGKMKNTPVPVHLVAFQGKTRKCPNNSKIIISSRFSDMIEVYKLDGSLIKRFWGPIEKLPVYETVKIGDKAVMALDDKNSILGYIDIYVTNRKIYALYSGRTRPDYAQKAPYGNTIHVFDFEGNILRIYKTDEDLFAISATGNDSLLFGIQHYDKIQIVVYKL
- a CDS encoding IS3 family transposase; amino-acid sequence: MSEECLRIKSPVSFDDFKIYIEDYVNFYNTKRLHASLNYLTPEDYLLGRKEIRITQRELKLEKAELNRASYWKTLEQAA
- a CDS encoding transposase, whose product is MKNEKRKFTAEFKVQVLREHLENQVSVAKICEQYNINPNLFYLWKKELFAGALERFSNKKNSNTDQVKLSKLEEKLKDKDSLISEIVEDNLRLKKS